A region of the Corynebacterium falsenii genome:
TGATCCAGCAAGTCGGCTTCACCAGCGGCATTGAGAACTACTCGCGGCACATCGACGGCCGCCCCGCGGGCTCCGCACCGGCCACGCTCATTGACTACTTCCCAGAGGACTTCCTCACCATCATCGACGAGTCGCACGTGACCGTGCCGCAGATCGGCGGCATGTTCGAAGGCGACATGTCCCGCAAGCGCAACCTCGTGGAGCACGGCTTCCGCCTGCCCAGCGCGCTGGACAACCGCCCGCTGACGTGGGAGGAGTTCGACGACCGCAAGGGCCAATGCGTGTACATGTCCGCCACCCCCGGCGACTACGAAATCGCCGCCGCCCAGGGCGAATACGTGGAGCAGGTCATTCGCCCCACCGGCCTGGTGGATCCCAAGGTGGAGGTGCGCCCCACCGACGGCCAGATCGACGACCTCATCGAGCAGATCCGCCAGCGCGTGGAAAAGAAGGAGCGCGTGCTGGTCACCACGCTGACCAAGCGGATGGCCGAGGACCTCACCGACTACCTGCTGGAACACGGCGTGAAGGTGCGGTACATGCACTCGGATATCGACACGCTCAAGCGCGTGGAGCTGCTGCGCCAGTTGCGCCTGGGCGAATACGACGTGCTCGTGGGCATCAACCTGCTGCGCGAGGGCCTGGACCTGCCAGAAGTCTCGCTGGTCGCGATCCTCGACGCCGACAAGGAAGGCTTCCTGCGCTCCACCCGCTCGCTGATCCAGACCATCGGCCGCGCCGCCCGTAACGTCTCCGGCGAGGTCATCATGTACGCGGACAAGGTCACCGAGTCGATGCAATACGCCATCGACGAGACCGAGCGCCGCCGTGAAAAGCAGATCGCCTACAACAAGGAGCACGGCATCGACCCGCAGCCATTGCGGAAGAAGATCGCGGACATCCTGGATCAGGTCGCCGAGCTGGAAGCCGCTGCCGGCGCTGGTGTCGATTCCGATTCCGATGCTGCCGCCGACGCCGCCAGCTCGCCCAGCTCCGATGCCATCTTGGCCTCCGAGGGGCTGGTCAACCAGGGATTCGGGGGCGGCTCTGGTGCCGGTGGGGCGGATGCCGATGGGTCGATGGCTCGACCGCAGTTGGAAAAGCTCATCGAGGACATGACCCGCCAGATGAAGGAAGCCGCCAAGGAGCTGAAGTTCGAGCTCGCCGGTCGGCTGCGCGATGAGATCGCCGATTTGCGCAAGGAACTGCGCGGCATGAAGGAAGCCGGAATGTAGGATGGCACCTATGTATAACGTTGTAGTGGTGGGTACCGACGGCTCCGATTCTTCGATGCTGGCAGTCAGCCGAGCGGCAGGCATAGCGGCCGTCGTGGGGGCGGAGCTCGTGCTGGCCAGCGCCTATATCGGAGATTCGGCCAACAAGGCAGACAAAGCCGCAATGCAGGGGCGCTCAGCCACCCTGGATGGGGAACAGGCTGCCTCGTCCGTTCTGGCGGCGGCGGAGGACTTCGCGCGGGAAAAGGGCGCGGAGCGGGTACGCACCGTGCTCCGCGAAGGCACGCCCGTTGAGGCTCTCATGGATGTGGTGACCAGCGAAAACGCCGACCTTCTGGTGGTCGGCAACCGCGGCATCAATTCCCTGACCGGCCGCCTCTTGGGCAGCGTCCCGGCCGATGTGGCCCGGCAGGCGCACTGCGACGTGATGATTGTTCACACGGTAGACTAGCCGCTCGGTCTAATCTGGCTTAGCCCGGCGTGGTCCCGCTTAGTCCCAGGGCAGCGGCTCGTCGTGCACGACCGTGAGGCCCTGCGTGGCGCGCGTGATGGCCACGTACACATCGTTGAGCCCTTGAGGAGACGCACCAACGATGTCCGCAGGCTCCACCACGACCACCTCATCGAACTCTAAGCCCTTGGCCCGCGACGTGTCCGCGACGATCACGCGCTCGTCGCCCAGGCCCAGCCGGGCGGACATATTGCCGGGGTCAGCGGAGATCACGCCGACTAGTCCCTCGCCGGCCCGATCCATGGCACCGTGAACTTCGCGCTCGAGCTCGCTCATTGGGGCGTAGCGCACACCTGTGCCGGTGGCGCGCAACGCCACCGGTTCCCGCTGTTCCGGGGCGATCTCCGGAAGCAACTGCGCCGCCACATACGCGATGTCCTGCGGCGTGCGGTAGTTCACCGTGAGCTCGTGGAGTTTCCAGCGGTCGGCCACGAAGGGCTCCAACGTGTCCGACCATGCCTCCACTCCGGCAGGGTTACCGGTCTGCGCGGGGTCGCCCACCACCGTCATCCACCGGTTGGGGGAGCGGCGGAAAATCATGCGCCACGCCATCGGGCTCAGCTCCTGGGCTTCGTCCACGATGACGTGCCCGAACGCCCAGCGGGTATCCGCCGCCGCGCGCTGCGCGGTGGAGCGGTTATCCGTGGTGCGCTGCCGCTTCGCCAACGTTTCCGCATCCAGCACGTCGTAGGCCATGAGGATCTCGGGGGCGAACCCGTCATCCAAGTCCTGAGACGCCGACCCCGACAGAATGTCCAGCGCTTCCTGCGCCTCAGCGATCTTCTCCAGCCACTGCTCGCGCTCGGCGTGGGCTGCCTCCTCGTCGTCGATGAAGCCGACGAGGTCGGTGAGTTCGTCGAGCAGGGGAGCGTCGGCATCGGTCCACTCCCACTCAGCCGAACCGCCGCGCCGCAAGCCGTCGAGCGTGGCATCGTCGTAATCGCTCGCCGCCGCCTCCGGCTCCTCGTACAACCGGCGCAGCACCTGCTCCGGCGTGACCTCCGGCCAGAACTCCTCCACGAGTTCCTCCACCACCGGCTCCTGCGCCAGATCCTGGTGCAGCTGCGCCCGATCCGCCCGCGAGAGCAGATTGCCGCCACCGGCTTCATCGAGCGGATCGGCACCGATCGCGTCCGCCAAGGCCCCCGTCAGCGACCCCGTCAGGTGCTCGGCGAACACCGGCCGGGCGAGGTTATGCGGCTTGCGCGACCGCCTGGCCCGCGTCCGCGCCGCGCGCACCATCGCCGGGGTGAGAGTGATCTCCACTCCGTCGATGCGCAGCCGCCGTTCGGCATCCGGCACCGTTTGCCACGTCTTCACCGCGTTCGCCAGGATCGTGAGCATCTCTGTGGAGCCCTTGACCTCCCGCGCCAGCAGGTCGGTCTCCGGCGTGGTCTGGATCCCAGGCAGCAGCGTGCCGGGCGTGGCCAGCACCACGCCCGTTTCACCCAGCGAGGGCAGCACCTGCGAAATGTAGGTGAGGAACCGATCATTCGGCCCCACGATGAGCACGCCCGTGTTCTTCAGCTGCTCACGCCACGTGTACAGCAGGTACGCCGCGCGGTGCAGCGCCACCGCCGTCTTACCGGTGCCGGGTCCGCCCTGCACCACGGTCACGCCCCGGTGCTCACTGCGGATGATCTGATCCTGCTCCGCCGCGATCGTCTCCACGATGTCGCGCATCTGTGGCGTACGTGCGCGCGTCACGGCCTCCAGCAGAGCTGTTTCTTTCCCGACGCCACCCCGCGCATCCCCCTCCACCATGCCACTACGGGACTCGGCGGAGTCAGACGATTCAGCCTGCCCGGTTGGCGCAGACAGGGTCTCGTCCGACACCCCAACAATGGTCCTGCCGCGGGTCTTAATGTGCCGCCGCGTGGTCACGCCATCGGGGTGCATTGTGGTGGCGAGGTAGAACGGCCGCGCCATGGGTGCACGCCAATCCATGAGGAGTGTGCGCATGGTGTCATCGGAATCGTGCAGACCGATGCGGCCGATGTAGCGCCGGTCCACATCCGGGTGGCCGGGGACAGGGTTCTCCGCTTCAGGGTCGTGCACGTCGATGCGGCCAAACATGAGGCCCACTTCGGCGGCGCTGTACGACTCGAGGCGCAGGGCGATATCGCGCGCCTCGCGGTCGCGCATCATCAGGCCCTGAGGATCGTCAATGTCCGCTTCTTTGCGCACATCTTTGAACCGAGATTCCAAAACGCCGCGAGCATGGTCCACCCGAGCCAACAGTTGGTCGAGGTGTTCCTGCTCCGCGGCGATATCAGTTGCGGAATTATCCAAGTGCTAGCCGAGCTTCTTACGCAGCTTCTTGGCCTTCTTGTTCAGCTTCTTGGTGTCTACGTCACCAATGAAGTCAGAAGCGATGTCCTGCGCCTGAGCGCCGAGAACAACGGCCTGATCCTTGAGGTTGCCAGCGGCTTCCTTCCACTCATCGGAGTGGTCATCCACGTAGTCAGCCACGTTCTCCTGCACCTGGGAAGCCACGTCCTTGGTCTTCTCCAAGAAGGACTGTGCTTGGCCCTGAGCGTTCTCGAGCATCTTCTGCTGCTCGGACTTGCCCGGCATGGCCTTCTGCACGCGCCACTTCAGACCCGGCTTGCCAGCGGTGTCAGCGCTGGTGATGGCCAGGCCGCCCAGCAGAGCCAGGTCGGTGACGAGGCCGCGCACCTCTTCCTTCTTCTCGCCCTCGTTCGACGCCTTCCAGAAAGCGTGGCGGGACAGGGCTGTGGGGATCTGCAGGGCAGCCAGGGTAGCGGCAGCCAAGCGCGGAGACTTGCCCTTGGCGAGAGCCAGGGAAGCCACAACCTTGGTGGTACCCACGACGCGCACGGTGGTATCGGGATCCCTCGGGATGAAGCTGCGGTAACCAGCGGGGATCACGGAGCGGAGGGTGGAGTTCACAGCCTTCGCATCCTTGGAGTACTTGTTGCTGTGCAGCAGCATCTGCACGCCGTCAACGGCGAACGAAGAAGCCAGCAGCGGGCGGGCGAGAGTACGGATCATGTTCTACACACTCCTATTAGTTGGTGGGTACGTCTTATGGTACGCCTCACGAAGAATTAGCCTACCAGCCTCGCTGGCGCCACTCATCGACCTTGGGTTTTTCCTCAGCCACCGTGGTGGAATCGCCGTGACCGGGGTGAATGATCGTCTCACCAGGCAGGCTAAAGATGCGGGACTCCACATCATCCAGCAACTGGGCGAAATCTTCCGACGAATTCGTTTTACCCACACCACCAGGGAAAACGCTATCTCCCACGAAGGCGCGGCCCAGCCCCAGCACAGCAATGCCACCCGGTGTGTGGCCACGCAGCTCCACGGCCTTGAGTCCCAGATCAGCCAGCTGATCACCGGCCAAACGCAGCGGCTCCGGCGTGCCCTCATCGTTGCCGTAGACCTCATCCACGGACGCCGGCAACGCCTCGGCATCCTTGCGGCCTGCGTGGTGACGGGCGCCCGTGGCCTCCAAAACCTCTTGCAACGCCTGGACGTGATCATGGTGCCGGTGAGTGGTGAGCACATCCGTGACCGTCACGCCGAGCTGATCAATGAGCTCCAACAGGTGTGGGGCATCAGTAGCCGCATCAATAAGCAACGCCTGACCACCCCGAGACAGGATCCACACGTTGTTATCCATATCGCCGACGGTGGTGTGGGTCAGGCTGGTGGCGTCGACCGAAGAAGGCGAACCCGAAAGGCACACAGCCTGAACCTCACGGGGAGAAGATAGCGAAGCAATTTCATTGACCGAAGAAATCGAAATAGTCATGGTCCCAGGCTACGCGTACACTAGGCAGGTCGAACGCGACTAACGCAAAAATAAAGGAGTTGTGGTGGCTGACACGCTGGTCGTCCGCGGTGCACGAGAGCACAACCTCAAGGGCGTGGACATTGATCTGCCCCGCGACAAGATGATCGTCTTTACCGGACTGTCGGGGTCAGGCAAATCCTCCCTGGCCTTCGACACGATCTTCGCCGAAGGGCAGCGGCGCTACGTGGAATCGCTGAGCTCCTACGCCCGCATGTTCCTCGGACGGATGGACAAGCCGGACGTAGACCTCATCGAAGGCCTCTCGCCGGCCGTATCCATCGACCAGAAATCCACCAACCGCAACCCACGATCCACCGTGGGCACCGTCACCGAAATCTTCGACTACCTGCGCCTGCTCTACGCTCGCACGGGCGTGCCGCACTGCCCGGAATGCGGCGAAGTCATCCAGCGGCAAACGCCGCAGGAGATCGTGGACCAGATCCTCGCCATGGAGCAAGGGCTGAAGTTCCAGGTGCTCGCGCCCGTGGTGCGCACCCGCAAAGGCGAGTTTGTGGACCTGTTCGAGGACCTGGCCAGCCAGGGCTACTCCCGCGTGATGGTCGACGGGGAAGTCCACCAGCTCTCGAACCCGCCGAAGCTGGAAAAGCAGGTCAAGCACGATATCGACGTGGTGGTGGACCGCCTACAGGTCAAGCCCACGCAAAAGCAGCGCCTCACCGACTCCGTAGAGACCGCACTGAACCTCGCCGACGGCATCGTGGTGCTCGACTTCGTGGGGCTTGGCGACGACGACCCGAACCGTACCCGGCGATTCTCCGAAAAGATGGCCTGCCCCAACGGACACCCCATCACCCTGGACGAGTTGGAACCGCGCACGTTCTCCTTCAACTCCCCATACGGCGCCTGCCCGGCGTGTGATGGCCTGGGCACCCGCCTTGAAGTGGACGAGAAGCTGGTGATCCCCGACGAAGACGCGCCGCTGATCCACGCCATCGCGCCGTGGGCATCCAGCCCCAACAGCAAATACTTTGTCAAGCTCCTCACCGCACTGTCCGAACAACTGGGCATTGAGGCCACCACGCCCTGGAGCAAGCTCACCAAAACCCAGCGCAAGGCCGTGCTGCACGGGCACTCCGCCACCATCAAGGTGAGCTACCGCAACCGCTACGGACGTGCCCGCAACTACAGCGCACCGTTCGAAGGCGTGATGCCATTCCTCACCAGGAAGATGGACCAGACCGACTCCGACTGGGCCAAGGATCGCTACCGCAGTTACATGCGCGAAGTAGCCTGTCCCACCTGTAACGGCACGCGCCTGAAGCCCGAGGTGCTGGCAGTAACGATCGCCTCGGGGAAGAAGGAACTGTCCATCGCCGAAGTCTCCGACCTCTCGATCGCAGACGCCAGCGAGTTCCTCGACAACCTCACACTGACCAAGCGGCAAGAAATGATCGCCGGAGCCGTGCTGCGCGAGATCCAAGCGCGGCTGAAATTCCTGCTGGACGTGGGCCTGAACTACCTCTCCATGTCCCGCTCCGCAGGCACGCTATCCGGTGGCGAAGCACAGCGCATCCGCTTGGCCACGCAGATCGGCTCCGGCCTGGCGGGCGTGCTGTACGTGCTGGACGAGCCCTCGATTGGCCTGCACCAGCGCGACAACGAACGGCTCATCCGCACACTCGAGCACCTGCGCGACCTGGGCAACACACTGATCGTTGTGGAGCACGACGAAGACACGATCCGCACCGCCGACTGGCTGGTGGATATCGGTCCGCGCGCCGGGGAATACGGCGGCGAGGTGGTGTACCAAGGCGAGCCGCAGGGCATCTACGACGTGGAGGAATCCCTCACGGGCAACTACCTCTCGGGCGCGCGGGTGCTGGCGGTGCCGGAGAGCCGGCGGCCGGTGGATAAGAAGCGCATGCTCACCGTGCACGGGGCGCAGGAAAACAACCTGAAAAACGTGGACGTGAACATCCCGCTCGGCGTACTGACATGCATCACGGGCGTATCCGGCAGTGGCAAGTCCTCGCTGATCAACGGCATCCTGGCTCGCAGCCTGGCCAACACGCTTAACGGCGCGCGGCTGGTGCCGGGGCACCACAAGAAGATCAGCGGCACCGAACACCTGGACAAGCTGGTGCAGGTGGACCAATCGCCGATTGGTCGCACGCCGCGATCCAACCCGGCCACATACACCGGCGTGTTCGACAAGATCCGCAAACTGTTCGCCGAAACCACCGAGGCGAAGGTGCGCGGCTACACCGCTGGGCGCTTCAGCTTCAACGTCAAGGGTGGGCGCTGCGAGGCCTGCCACGGCGACGGCACCCTGAAGATCGAGATGAACTTCCTGCCGGACGTGTACGTGCCGTGCGAAGTGTGTCACGGTGCCCGCTACAACCGGGAGACCCTGGAAGTGCACTACAAGGGCAAGAACATCTCCGAAGTGCTGGACATGCCGATCACCGAGGCAGCGGAGTTCTTCGCGCCCGTGACCTCGATCTCGCGGTACTTGGACACCCTCGTGGACGTGGGGCTGGGCTATGTGCGCCTGGGGCAATCGGCCACCACGCTGTCCGGTGGCGAGGCCCAGCGCGTGAAGCTGGCCGCGGAGCTGCAGAAGCGATCCAACGGCCGGACGATCTACATTCTGGACGAGCCGACGACGGGCCTGCACTTCGAGGACATTCGCAAGCTCATGCTGGTCATCCAGGGGCTGGTGGACAAGGGCAACAGCGTGCTCATCATCGAGCACAACCTGGACGTGATCAAGGCTGCCGACTGGATCGTGGACATGGGTCCGGAGGGCGGATCTGGCGGCGGCACCGTGGTTGCGGAGGGCACGCCGGAGCAGATCGCGAAGGTGAAGGAATCCCACACGGGCCGCTACCTGGCTTCGCTGGTGTAGCGGCGAGCGGGGGACTGGGGGAGTAGCGCTAGGGGCGTGGGGCACCTGGTCCCATGGGCTTCTTGGGTCCCATTTGCTCGGGAGGGGTGGCCGGGCTCGCGGGGCTTGCGGGGCGCCCGGGGCTTGCGGGGTGCCCGGAGCCTAGTGGTTGACCAGGTCCTGATGGCTGACCCGGTCCCATTGGTCCACCGGGAACCACCGTGCCACCTGGGCCGGTTGGTCCACCGGGCCCCATCGGTCCACCAGGGCTCATTGGTCCGCCAGTGCCCATCGGGCCGGGCTGATTGAATGGGCCCCGGAAATTTCCTAGGCCGCCATTGGGGCCGCCATTGGGGCCGCCGTTCACGTTTCCATTGGGGAGTTGACTTGGCTTGTCCCGCGCCATCGCCGCGACAAGCAGCGCAATTCCGGACACCAGGAAGGCAATGACCTGGACCAAGCCGCCGAGGACTGAAAGGTCAAAGAACACCAGCTTCATCGTTGCGAACCCGGCCAGCGCCAGTCCGACTACGTTGTGCCGACGGTTCAGCGCGTACACTCCGGCAACCATCCAGCCAATGGAAATGACAACCTGCGCAATCATGTAGAACTGCTCGGTGGGATTGACCAACGTGAAAATCGCCAACACGGTGGACGAGGCGTATAGCAAGCCAGGCGCGAAAATGATTCCAAGAAGCCACGGGTCAACCGTAAGACGCTGTCCGATGAGCACCCGTCGCTTCGCAATGGCAATTCCCAGCACGCCGACCAGAGCTGCGGTCACCAGCACGTTGGGGACCGATGCCCGAACTCGATCCATCTGCCAACTGCTCAGGGCATAGGGCACTCCTGCAAGAAGCGCAATAATGAGGAACGCCCATGCTCCCGAGGCGAAGAATCGTGGAATGGCGCTGACAGCGCATGCAGCAAGAGCTGCAACCCCTACGATGCATGCCGCAGATACGACCGGGATGGGCTCAGGGCGTGCCGAGATGGCCCACAACGTGATCGCCACTGTAATGCCTGCAGCAAGAGTTGTCGCGGAAAGTGTCACCTCGAGTGTTGCGGGCGTCTTCAGAGGTGGAAGTGCCAGGGCTTTGGTCTTGGGAAGTATGAGGAAACCAGCCAGCAACGCCGTGGCGACGGGGATGATGAGGGCAAACCAATAGATACGGGAGTTAACAAGAACCAAGGCTGGGGTTGCGAGAACAACCACCGTGGTGGCCAGTGTGAGTGCGGTAGACGAATAAGGGTGTGAATAGCCGATGGCAATCACAACAATGATGCCAAGTACGCCACAGAACAAGACCACAAATGGATTGCCGTCGACGATGAAGATGCTTGCGAGGAAAGTAATGGTTGCGACGACCTGTTGAGCAAACCACGGGCGGTTCCACCGAGTGGCGATACCCAAAACGCCGAGTAGGGCCAAACAGCTGGGGAAGAAGACGGCGGGGATGGAGTAGTCCTCAGGATGCATGAGGATGTAGATCGACACCGGAACGATGAATAGGGGAGCCAGGACTGTGACGAGGATTGCCTGAGGCTGGTTGCGCCACATGTATGCGACGCCCAAGGAGGCTGCGCACGTGATGGTGGTCAGAAGAACGCCGATGTCCGGTCCGATAAGCGGTAGAGGCTCGGCAAATGCCGAAACCCAAATATCTGCCAGTGCACCCAGCGTGGCTGTGATCATCATGGCGGGAGCGACGGCGCTGTGAGGATTGCGCCGATGGGCGGGTATTGATGCGGCGGCTACCGCGAGACACACCATCGCGACCATCACCACTGTGACGATTTGTCCGGATCTGCCGGATGAAAACGCGAGCGATGCAAAGATCGTGAGTCCCATGACGGTGATGATCGCTCCAGTGATGGCGAGGATTTTGGTGACGAGATCTTCTCGCTTCCACCATGATGGTCGCTGGACGGCCTGCGGCGGCGCCATCGGGTATCCCATCGGAGGCCTAGGAGCTGGCTGCTGCGGTAGCGGGTAGCCCTGCTGCGGAGACAGTCGTTGGGGCAGCGGGAGGCCCTGTTGCGGAGGCTGTTGTGGTGAGCCCTGAGATGAGGCCTGTGGCGCACCCTGTGGTGGAGGGCCCTCGTGCGACCGTTGAGCTGGATTATCTAAATTATTCGGAGACGGAGACGGCGCAGTGGGTGGTGACTGCGCCGTCTCGAGCGTGTAGCGTTCGATAAGTTGAGCTAGGCGGGCGCTGGCTCGTGCGGAGTCGATGGCAGCGTGTCGAATAGCCTCTAACCTGGGATCAGTGCCTTTCATAATTCGGAAAGTAGCAGGATTACTGCCTTTTTTTCTTTTCAAAACAATCAGCCTGTGGATAACTCACACACAATGGTCCCAAAGAGGGGTAAAGGAGTGCATCGCACTATGGCGTGGCTCTTTTTGAATTATCGGGGTCGAGCTGCTAAGCTCTTACCCACTACCGTCATGCGGGGATATTTTGACTGCCTGCATGCTGCAAGTGGAGTTCCTTCTCCCACCTAGTGACCGCCCGAGGAATTGGGTTGGGCGCGGGTCGTTGGCACACAATACATTGTGCATCGCTAAGGCGGTGCGCGTTCATCAGGATGTGCCATGTTGGGGGATATGGGGAGTTTCACTCGGAGCAATCGGTACAACACGTAAACCAACTGCTACTGAGGAGTTCACATTAGCGCAGAAGCTCGCATCAACGACCGCATTCGAGTCCATGAGGTCCGTCTCGTCGGTCCAGGCGGCGAACAGGTCGGCATCGTCAAGACTGATGATGCGCGAAAGCTGGCCTATGAAGCTGACCTCGACCTCGTAGAGGTGGCGCCGAACGCCAAGCCGCCCGTGGCAAAAATCATGGACTACGGCAAGTTCAAGTACGAGCAGGCTCAGAAGGCCCGCGAAGCTCGGAAGAACCAGCAGCAGACCGTGGTGAAGGAACAGAAGTTCCGCCCGAAGATCGACGATCACGATTACGAAACCAAAAAGGGTAACGTGATTCGTTTCTTGGAGAAGGGCTCGAAGGTCAAGGTCACCATCATGTTCCGCGGACGTGAGCAGTCTCGTCCGGAACTGGGCTTCCGTCTGCTGGAGCGGCTGGCCAATGACGTCGAAGAATACGGCGTCGTCGAGACCCGCGCCAAGCAGGATGGCCGCAACATGACCATGGTCCTGGGCCCCATCCGCAAGGGTAAGAAGTAGTTCCTGGCAGGACCCCGCCGGGCCTGTCCACACTCAACTATTCGTTTAGAGGATTTTCACCAATGAAGCAGAAGACTCACAAGGGTGCCGCCAAGCGCATCAAGATCACCGGTTCCGGCAAGCTCCGCCGCGAGCAGGCTAACCGCCGCCACCTCCTTGAGGGCAAGCCGTCCAAGCGCACCCGTCGCCTGAAGGGCACCGAGGACGTCGCTCCTGCTGACGTCAAGCGCATCAAGCGCCTCCTGGGCAAGTCCTAAGACACTTCCCGCCCCCAAAGCTGCCCCTTAAACCACACATTTTTCAAGCAAAGGACGTATCACAGTGGCACGTGTCAAGCGCTCAGTGAACGCAAAGAAGAAGCGTCGCGAAGTACTCAATTCCGCAAAGGGCTACCGTGGTCAGCGCTCTCGCCTGTACCGCAAGGCCAAGGAGCAGATGCTCCACTCCAAGACCTACGAGTTCCGCGATCGTCGCGCTCGTAAGGGCGATTTCCGCAAGCTGTGGATCCAGCGCATCAACGCTGGTGCTCGCCAGAACGGCATCACCTACAACCGCCTGATCCAGGGCCTGCGCCTGGCCGAGATCGAGGTCGACCGCAAGATCCTCGCCGAGCTGGCCGTCAACGACTTTGACGCCTTCACCGCTCTGTGCGACGCCGCCAAGGCCGCACTGCCGGAGGATGTTAACGCCCCCGCCGCTTCCTAAGAGCGTGATGCCAGGACCCGGATGACCATCCGGGTCCTTTTCGCATGTCTAGGCGCCGAACGGATAGGATGAGAAGCCATGAGTTCCCTGCGTTTCCAGCCGCCAGACGATGTTGAACTATTCACCGAGCGCACCCCGCGGATCGTCAACGCCGCGAAGCTCCACCGCGCGGCAGCCCGTAAGAAGGCAGGCGTGTTCATCGTCGAAGGCGAAAACTGCGTGGAAGCAGCAGTATCGACCGGCTCTGCCACCGATATCTTCGCCACGCTGGATGCCGCAGAGCGCTTCGAACCCGTGCTGCGCACGGCCTCCTACATGAACGTCTACATCCACTTCATCACGGACAAGGCCGCCAAGCACCTCTCGGACACCGTCACCACCACGGGCCTGTTCGCCCTGTGCAAGCCCGTGACATGGAGCGTGGGCAAGGCCCTCGCCGGCAACCCGCAGCTGGTCAGCGTCCCGGTGGAAACCAACGATCCCGGCAACGCAGGCACCCTGATGAGGGTGGCAGACGCCATGGGTGCAGACGCCGTGGTGTTCGCCGGCGAGACAGTCGATCCGCAGTCCTGCAAAGCCGCACGGGCCTCCGCGGGCTCGCTGTTCCATATCCCCGTGGCACGCTCAACGAACATCAAGGACGTCATCGGCCAGCTCCGCGCCCAGGGTCTTACCATCCTGGCCACGACCGCCGACGGCGAGGTCAGCCTCGACGATGCTGCCCCAATGCTGTCCGGGCCCACCGCCTGGCTCTTCGGCAACGAAGCGCATGGCCTTAGCGATGAGGTACAGCAGCTGGCGGATCACCGCGTCTCCATCCCCATCCGCGGACGCGCCGAATCGTTGAACCTCGCAA
Encoded here:
- a CDS encoding DUF2339 domain-containing protein, producing the protein MGYPMAPPQAVQRPSWWKREDLVTKILAITGAIITVMGLTIFASLAFSSGRSGQIVTVVMVAMVCLAVAAASIPAHRRNPHSAVAPAMMITATLGALADIWVSAFAEPLPLIGPDIGVLLTTITCAASLGVAYMWRNQPQAILVTVLAPLFIVPVSIYILMHPEDYSIPAVFFPSCLALLGVLGIATRWNRPWFAQQVVATITFLASIFIVDGNPFVVLFCGVLGIIVVIAIGYSHPYSSTALTLATTVVVLATPALVLVNSRIYWFALIIPVATALLAGFLILPKTKALALPPLKTPATLEVTLSATTLAAGITVAITLWAISARPEPIPVVSAACIVGVAALAACAVSAIPRFFASGAWAFLIIALLAGVPYALSSWQMDRVRASVPNVLVTAALVGVLGIAIAKRRVLIGQRLTVDPWLLGIIFAPGLLYASSTVLAIFTLVNPTEQFYMIAQVVISIGWMVAGVYALNRRHNVVGLALAGFATMKLVFFDLSVLGGLVQVIAFLVSGIALLVAAMARDKPSQLPNGNVNGGPNGGPNGGLGNFRGPFNQPGPMGTGGPMSPGGPMGPGGPTGPGGTVVPGGPMGPGQPSGPGQPLGSGHPASPGRPASPASPATPPEQMGPKKPMGPGAPRP
- the infC gene encoding translation initiation factor IF-3, translating into MSAEARINDRIRVHEVRLVGPGGEQVGIVKTDDARKLAYEADLDLVEVAPNAKPPVAKIMDYGKFKYEQAQKAREARKNQQQTVVKEQKFRPKIDDHDYETKKGNVIRFLEKGSKVKVTIMFRGREQSRPELGFRLLERLANDVEEYGVVETRAKQDGRNMTMVLGPIRKGKK
- the rpmI gene encoding 50S ribosomal protein L35, producing the protein MKQKTHKGAAKRIKITGSGKLRREQANRRHLLEGKPSKRTRRLKGTEDVAPADVKRIKRLLGKS
- the uvrA gene encoding excinuclease ABC subunit UvrA codes for the protein MADTLVVRGAREHNLKGVDIDLPRDKMIVFTGLSGSGKSSLAFDTIFAEGQRRYVESLSSYARMFLGRMDKPDVDLIEGLSPAVSIDQKSTNRNPRSTVGTVTEIFDYLRLLYARTGVPHCPECGEVIQRQTPQEIVDQILAMEQGLKFQVLAPVVRTRKGEFVDLFEDLASQGYSRVMVDGEVHQLSNPPKLEKQVKHDIDVVVDRLQVKPTQKQRLTDSVETALNLADGIVVLDFVGLGDDDPNRTRRFSEKMACPNGHPITLDELEPRTFSFNSPYGACPACDGLGTRLEVDEKLVIPDEDAPLIHAIAPWASSPNSKYFVKLLTALSEQLGIEATTPWSKLTKTQRKAVLHGHSATIKVSYRNRYGRARNYSAPFEGVMPFLTRKMDQTDSDWAKDRYRSYMREVACPTCNGTRLKPEVLAVTIASGKKELSIAEVSDLSIADASEFLDNLTLTKRQEMIAGAVLREIQARLKFLLDVGLNYLSMSRSAGTLSGGEAQRIRLATQIGSGLAGVLYVLDEPSIGLHQRDNERLIRTLEHLRDLGNTLIVVEHDEDTIRTADWLVDIGPRAGEYGGEVVYQGEPQGIYDVEESLTGNYLSGARVLAVPESRRPVDKKRMLTVHGAQENNLKNVDVNIPLGVLTCITGVSGSGKSSLINGILARSLANTLNGARLVPGHHKKISGTEHLDKLVQVDQSPIGRTPRSNPATYTGVFDKIRKLFAETTEAKVRGYTAGRFSFNVKGGRCEACHGDGTLKIEMNFLPDVYVPCEVCHGARYNRETLEVHYKGKNISEVLDMPITEAAEFFAPVTSISRYLDTLVDVGLGYVRLGQSATTLSGGEAQRVKLAAELQKRSNGRTIYILDEPTTGLHFEDIRKLMLVIQGLVDKGNSVLIIEHNLDVIKAADWIVDMGPEGGSGGGTVVAEGTPEQIAKVKESHTGRYLASLV
- the rplT gene encoding 50S ribosomal protein L20; translation: MARVKRSVNAKKKRREVLNSAKGYRGQRSRLYRKAKEQMLHSKTYEFRDRRARKGDFRKLWIQRINAGARQNGITYNRLIQGLRLAEIEVDRKILAELAVNDFDAFTALCDAAKAALPEDVNAPAAS
- a CDS encoding TrmH family RNA methyltransferase, coding for MSSLRFQPPDDVELFTERTPRIVNAAKLHRAAARKKAGVFIVEGENCVEAAVSTGSATDIFATLDAAERFEPVLRTASYMNVYIHFITDKAAKHLSDTVTTTGLFALCKPVTWSVGKALAGNPQLVSVPVETNDPGNAGTLMRVADAMGADAVVFAGETVDPQSCKAARASAGSLFHIPVARSTNIKDVIGQLRAQGLTILATTADGEVSLDDAAPMLSGPTAWLFGNEAHGLSDEVQQLADHRVSIPIRGRAESLNLATAASICMYQSSAAKAQPSKP